One Malus domestica chromosome 11, GDT2T_hap1 genomic region harbors:
- the LOC103446996 gene encoding phosphatidylinositol N-acetylglucosaminyltransferase subunit A-like, which produces MGERKRHRILMVSDFFYPNFGGVENHIYYLSQCLLKLGHKVVVMTHAYNNRSGVRYMTGGLKVYYVPWKPFLMQNTFPTFYGTLPIVRTILIREKISLVHGHQAFSTLCHEALMHARTMGYKVVFTDHSLYGFADAGSIHMNKVLQFTLAEVSQAICVSHTSKENTVLRSGLPPEKVFVIPNAVDTAMFKPAPERLSSHEIVIVVISRLVYRKGADLLVEVIPEVCRLYPNVRFIVGGDGPKRVRLEEMREKHSLQDRVEMLGAVQHSKVRSVLISGHIFLNSSLTEAFCIAILEAASCGLLTVSTRVGGVPEVLPDDMVVLAKPDPSDMVQAIEKAISILPTIDPQEMHNRMKELYNWHDVAKRTEIVYDRALKCSNQNLLQRLSRYLSCGAWAGKIFCLVMIIDFLLWHLLQLWKPEEDIEEVPDFVLSHDQDEGISLDNANHSSR; this is translated from the exons ATGGGTGAGAGGAAAAGGCATAGAATTTTGATGGTCTCTGATTTTTTCTATCCCAATTTCGGTGGTGTGGAGAATCACATCTATTATCTCTCACAATGCCTTCTCAAGCTCGGTCACAAG GTGGTGGTAATGACTCATGCCTACAACAATCGTTCTGGTGTGAGATATATGACAGGTGGTCTGAAAGTGTATTATGTACCATGGAAACCATTTCTCATGCAGAATACTTTTCCCACCTTTTATGGGACACTTCCAATTGTAAGGACTATCCTTATTCGAGAAAAAATATCGCTGGTCCACGGACATCAAGCTTTCTCAACTCTTTGCCATGAGGCTTTGATGCACGCACGCACAATGGGGTACAAAGTCGTATTTACTGATCATTCACTCTATGGTTTTGCTGATGCCGGAAGCATACACATGAACAAGGTATTGCAGTTTACTTTGGCAGAAGTAAGTCAGGCCATTTGTGTTTCTCATACAAGCAAGGAAAACACAGTGCTAAGGTCAGGTTTGCCACCTGAAAAGGTCTTTGTAATACCTAATGCAGTTGACACGGCTATGTTCAAGCCTGCACCCGAACGACTGAGTAGTCATGAAATTGTAATTGTTGTTATAAGTAGATTGGTTTACCGAAAGGGTGCAGATCTACTTGTTGAAGTAATTCCAGAAGTATGCCGTTTATATCCCAAT GTTCGTTTCATTGTTGGAGGAGATGGACCTAAACGTGTGAGGTTGGAAGAAATGAGGGAAAAGCATTCTCTTCAAGATCGAGTTGAAATGTTAGGTGCTGTGCAACACTCTAAAGTACGATCCGTCCTAATTTCTGGCCATATATTCTTAAACAG TTCTTTAACAGAAGCTTTTTGCATAGCGATCTTAGAGGCCGCCAGTTGTGGATTATTAACAGTCAGTACACGTGTAGGAGGTGTCCCAGAG GTACTTCCAGATGACATGGTTGTACTTGCAAAACCAGATCCTAGTGATATGGTTCAAGCAATAGAGAAGGCGATATCTATACTTCCTACAATTGACCCACAAGAAATGCACAATCGT ATGAAGGAACTGTACAATTGGCATGATGTGGCGAAACGGACAGAAATTGTTTATGACCGTGCGTTGAAATGCTCAAATCAAAATCTTTTACAACGACTCTCACG ATACCTCTCGTGTGGAGCTTGGGCTGGAAAGATTTTCTGCTTGGTTATGATCATTGACTTTCTGTTATGGCATCTGTTGCAACTATGGAAG CCTGAAGAGGATATTGAAGAGGTGCCCGATTTCGTTCTGTCCCATGATCAAGATGAAGGGATCTCGCTGGACAATGCGAACCACAGCTCGAGATGA